The Shewanella japonica genome has a window encoding:
- the ispF gene encoding 2-C-methyl-D-erythritol 2,4-cyclodiphosphate synthase yields MNIRIGHGFDVHKFGGDKPLILGGVTVPYETGLIAHSDGDVVLHAVSDAILGAMALGDIGKHFPDTDAEFAGADSRVLLRHCFNLAKQKQFIVGNLDVTIIAQAPKMLPHIEAIRQCIATDLETHVENINVKATTTEKLGFTGRKEGIAVESVVLMTQK; encoded by the coding sequence ATGAATATACGAATTGGACATGGTTTTGACGTACACAAGTTTGGTGGCGATAAGCCACTTATTTTAGGTGGTGTCACAGTACCTTATGAGACGGGATTAATTGCTCACTCTGATGGTGATGTTGTGCTGCATGCTGTTTCAGATGCGATTTTAGGCGCTATGGCGCTTGGAGATATCGGTAAGCATTTTCCTGACACCGATGCTGAATTTGCAGGGGCTGATAGCCGTGTTTTATTAAGACATTGCTTTAATCTCGCAAAGCAGAAGCAATTTATTGTAGGCAACCTTGATGTCACTATTATTGCTCAAGCGCCTAAAATGCTACCTCATATTGAAGCCATTCGTCAGTGTATTGCGACTGATTTAGAGACGCATGTTGAGAATATTAATGTTAAAGCGACAACGACCGAAAAGTTAGGTTTTACAGGTCGCAAAGAAGGTATAGCCGTTGAGTCAGTTGTATTAATGACACAAAAATAG
- a CDS encoding CTP synthase: MTTRYIFVTGGVVSSLGKGIAAASLAAILEARGLNVTIMKLDPYINVDPGTMSPTQHGEVFVTEDGAETDLDLGHYERFIRTKMNRRNNFTTGRIYEQVLRKERRGDYLGATIQVIPHITNAIKEKVLEGGEGHDVAIVEIGGTVGDIESLPFLESIRQLSAELGRDRTLFMHLTLVPFLGAAGEIKTKPTQHSVKELRSIGIAPDVLVCRGDRAIPVNEKAKISLFCNVEEKAVISLKDVDSIYKIPALLRSQGLDELVIKRFGIDCKEADLSEWENVIYQEANPTGEITIGMVGKYIELPDAYKSVNEALKHAGLKNRLTVNITYVDSQTVEAKGAEVLEGLDGILVPGGFGERGVEGKIYAAKYARENNVPYFGICLGMQVALIEFARNVANLENAHSTEFDSSTDHPVIGLITEWINEEGNIEKRHEESDLGGTMRLGAQLCHLLEGSKAAAAYNSNTCVERHRHRFEVNNNYVERLEKAGLVFSGLSSDRKLVEMIELPNHPWFVAGQFHPEFTSTPRDGHPLFEGFVAAAAAHQKGDAS; the protein is encoded by the coding sequence ATGACTACAAGGTATATCTTCGTTACTGGTGGCGTTGTTTCTTCACTAGGTAAAGGCATTGCAGCAGCGTCGCTCGCAGCAATTTTAGAGGCGCGTGGCCTCAATGTAACCATTATGAAACTGGACCCATACATTAACGTTGATCCAGGTACCATGAGCCCGACTCAGCACGGTGAAGTATTCGTGACTGAAGATGGTGCTGAAACTGACTTAGACTTAGGTCATTATGAGCGTTTCATTCGTACCAAAATGAACCGTCGTAACAACTTCACTACTGGTCGTATTTACGAGCAAGTATTACGTAAAGAGCGTCGTGGTGATTATTTAGGCGCAACCATTCAGGTCATACCGCATATTACTAATGCGATTAAAGAGAAAGTACTTGAAGGTGGTGAAGGCCATGATGTTGCTATCGTAGAGATTGGTGGCACTGTGGGTGATATTGAATCATTGCCTTTCTTAGAGTCTATTCGTCAATTAAGTGCAGAGCTAGGACGTGATCGCACTTTATTTATGCATTTAACCTTAGTGCCTTTCTTAGGTGCTGCAGGTGAGATTAAGACTAAACCTACACAGCACTCTGTTAAAGAGTTGCGTTCAATTGGTATTGCGCCAGATGTACTTGTATGTCGTGGTGACCGTGCGATCCCTGTGAATGAAAAAGCAAAGATCTCGCTATTCTGTAATGTAGAAGAAAAAGCCGTTATCTCGCTTAAAGATGTTGACAGTATCTACAAAATCCCAGCGTTACTTCGCTCGCAAGGTCTTGATGAATTAGTTATCAAGCGCTTTGGTATTGATTGTAAAGAAGCAGATTTATCTGAGTGGGAAAATGTAATTTACCAAGAAGCTAACCCAACAGGTGAAATCACTATTGGTATGGTGGGTAAATACATTGAATTACCTGATGCTTACAAGTCAGTTAATGAAGCATTAAAACATGCTGGCCTGAAAAATCGTTTAACCGTTAATATCACATACGTAGATTCACAAACTGTTGAAGCAAAAGGTGCTGAAGTTTTAGAAGGCTTAGACGGTATCTTGGTTCCTGGTGGTTTCGGTGAACGTGGTGTTGAAGGCAAAATTTATGCTGCTAAATACGCCCGTGAAAATAACGTACCTTATTTCGGTATCTGTTTAGGTATGCAAGTGGCATTGATTGAGTTTGCTCGTAACGTTGCGAACCTTGAAAATGCGCATTCAACAGAATTTGATTCTTCAACTGACCACCCAGTTATTGGTTTGATCACTGAGTGGATCAATGAAGAAGGTAATATTGAGAAGCGTCATGAAGAGTCAGATCTAGGTGGCACGATGCGTTTAGGCGCTCAGCTTTGTCATTTACTGGAAGGTTCTAAAGCTGCAGCGGCGTATAATTCGAATACGTGTGTTGAACGTCATCGTCATCGTTTTGAAGTGAATAACAACTACGTTGAGCGCTTAGAGAAAGCAGGATTAGTATTCAGCGGTCTTTCATCTGACCGCAAGTTAGTTGAAATGATCGAGCTGCCAAATCACCCTTGGTTTGTTGCGGGTCAATTCCATCCAGAGTTCACCTCGACGCCACGTGATGGCCACCCACTATTTGAAGGGTTTGTAGCTGCCGCTGCTGCCCATCAAAAAGGTGATGCTAGCTAA
- the truD gene encoding tRNA pseudouridine(13) synthase TruD, with product MSSLHYLFGKPACKADLRTVNSDFIVKEMLPFSPTGEGEHHMIHVRKEGLNTNQVAEILAKFAKVHQKEVTYAGQKDKNAVTEQWFGVRIPGKETPDWQSLSTQDNTDAKANEVDLANKENTPRLTILSSQRHSKKLRIGALLGNRFELTLRNVSDKAELEKRIQQVMQTGVPNYFGEQRFGHQGKNLIFGQQMLAGKKVKDRKKRSMYLSAVRSNVFNQVVSYRLNHHSIAPLTGDCVMLAGSKSFFVTDKWDPETLARLSSNDIQLSAPLWGRGSILPQADAANVEQAALIALTNDLQGLEQAGLEQERRPMLLKPQALKYRFEQDTLLIEFILPAGSYATSVLRELLDYQDVQEVARQQRVAEQQMQASMQAENLQKAQESTK from the coding sequence ATGAGTTCGTTACATTACCTTTTTGGTAAGCCTGCATGTAAAGCTGATTTACGTACTGTAAACAGTGATTTTATCGTTAAAGAAATGCTCCCTTTCAGTCCAACAGGTGAAGGTGAGCATCATATGATCCATGTGCGTAAAGAGGGCTTGAATACCAATCAGGTGGCTGAAATCTTGGCTAAATTCGCTAAAGTTCATCAAAAAGAAGTGACGTACGCGGGCCAAAAAGATAAAAACGCCGTTACTGAGCAATGGTTCGGCGTCAGAATTCCGGGAAAAGAAACCCCTGACTGGCAGTCTCTTTCAACACAAGATAATACTGATGCAAAGGCGAATGAAGTTGACTTAGCGAATAAAGAAAATACCCCTCGCTTAACCATATTATCTAGTCAGCGCCATAGTAAAAAATTGCGTATTGGGGCATTACTTGGAAATCGTTTTGAACTCACCCTGCGCAATGTCAGTGACAAGGCTGAGCTTGAGAAACGTATTCAACAGGTAATGCAAACTGGTGTCCCTAATTATTTTGGGGAACAGCGCTTTGGTCATCAAGGTAAGAATTTGATTTTTGGCCAGCAAATGCTAGCTGGAAAAAAAGTAAAAGATCGAAAAAAGCGCAGTATGTATCTTTCGGCAGTTCGCTCTAATGTGTTTAATCAAGTGGTGTCTTATCGATTAAACCATCATAGTATTGCGCCTCTGACAGGAGATTGCGTCATGCTTGCGGGGAGTAAAAGTTTTTTTGTGACAGATAAATGGGATCCTGAAACATTAGCAAGATTATCAAGTAATGATATTCAGTTATCGGCGCCGTTATGGGGAAGAGGTAGCATACTCCCTCAAGCTGATGCTGCTAATGTTGAGCAAGCTGCGTTAATAGCACTAACAAACGATCTACAAGGGTTAGAGCAAGCTGGGTTAGAGCAAGAAAGACGGCCTATGCTGTTAAAACCGCAAGCATTGAAATATCGTTTTGAACAAGACACCTTGCTCATAGAGTTCATATTACCTGCAGGTAGCTATGCAACTTCCGTTTTGCGAGAGTTATTGGATTATCAAGATGTGCAGGAAGTTGCACGTCAGCAAAGGGTTGCTGAACAGCAAATGCAAGCTTCAATGCAAGCAGAAAACCTACAAAAAGCGCAAGAGTCGACAAAGTGA
- the relA gene encoding GTP diphosphokinase, which produces MVSVREAHFNSSDFNIDEWVKRYIENAEEAQMLLELIQQLDALPTATPDVHRGLLDRAREMVEILAPLNMDIETLQASLLFIVHDEGILSIEDIEEKFGASLSKLVASVVTMEAIGALKVSQDSRAAEPQIDNIRKMLLAMVEDVRAVVIKLAERLRLLREVKNGDEETRVLIAREVADIYAPLANRLGIGQLKWELEDISFRYLHPVVYKDIAKQLDGKRVDREVFVDKFVTQLQERLDKDNIRAKVYGRPKHIYSIWRKMKGKDLTFDELFDVRAVRIVTDRLQDCYGALGVVHTLWHHIPREFDDYVANPKPNGYQSIHTVVVGPEGKTVEIQIRTETMHQDAELGVAAHWKYKEGTAGGKQSGYEEKINWLRKILLWQEDVAETGNLVEEVRSQVFEDRAYVFTPNGEVVDLPLGSTVLDFAYYIHSHVGHKCIGAKVDGRIVPFTYQVETGERIEIITSKHPNPKRDWLNPNLGYIKSSRSRSKIQHWFKQQDRDKNMVAGKELLEAELARVSLKLKDAQVAVERFNMNSMDDMLAAIGGGDLRLNQVVNFVETSLRKEPSTEQEIVEEIIKRSHTKPARKGKGQVEVNGVGNLLSHIASCCKPVPGDEIFGYITMGRGVSVHRSDCSQVKELMRAHPERSVEVVWGENYSGGYRIKVQVSAHDRSGLLRDVTTVLAAEKSNVMAMSSTSDEKNQTAAVDLELELYNLDGLSRILVKLGQIEGVIEARRL; this is translated from the coding sequence ATGGTCTCAGTCCGAGAAGCACATTTCAATTCATCAGATTTTAATATCGATGAATGGGTTAAGCGTTATATAGAAAACGCCGAAGAAGCCCAAATGTTGCTGGAACTTATTCAACAGCTCGATGCTTTGCCAACCGCAACGCCAGATGTTCATCGTGGATTACTTGACCGAGCACGAGAGATGGTCGAGATTCTTGCCCCTTTAAACATGGACATCGAAACCCTGCAGGCCTCACTGCTTTTTATCGTTCATGATGAAGGCATATTATCCATTGAGGATATCGAAGAAAAATTTGGTGCAAGTTTAAGTAAACTTGTGGCGAGTGTTGTCACCATGGAAGCCATTGGTGCACTAAAAGTCAGCCAAGATTCTCGTGCAGCCGAACCGCAAATTGATAATATTCGTAAAATGCTATTGGCTATGGTCGAAGATGTTCGTGCTGTAGTAATAAAACTTGCTGAGCGGTTACGTTTACTTCGTGAAGTCAAAAATGGCGATGAAGAAACTCGGGTTTTGATTGCGCGTGAAGTTGCTGATATTTATGCCCCTCTTGCCAACCGGTTAGGTATCGGCCAACTTAAATGGGAACTAGAAGACATCTCTTTTAGATACCTGCACCCAGTTGTTTATAAAGATATTGCTAAGCAATTAGACGGTAAACGTGTCGATCGAGAAGTGTTTGTCGATAAGTTTGTTACTCAGCTGCAAGAGCGTTTAGATAAAGATAATATTCGCGCTAAAGTCTACGGTCGTCCAAAGCATATTTACAGTATTTGGCGAAAAATGAAGGGTAAAGACCTTACCTTTGATGAGCTATTTGATGTACGAGCGGTGCGAATTGTCACTGATCGCTTGCAAGACTGTTATGGTGCTTTAGGGGTTGTGCATACCTTGTGGCACCATATTCCGCGAGAGTTCGATGATTATGTCGCAAACCCAAAACCTAATGGCTATCAATCTATCCACACTGTGGTTGTGGGCCCAGAAGGCAAGACCGTTGAAATACAAATCCGCACAGAAACCATGCATCAAGATGCAGAGCTCGGTGTGGCAGCTCACTGGAAGTATAAAGAAGGTACTGCTGGTGGTAAACAAAGTGGCTATGAAGAAAAAATTAACTGGCTACGTAAGATTTTATTGTGGCAAGAGGATGTGGCTGAAACTGGCAACCTTGTCGAAGAAGTGCGCAGTCAGGTTTTCGAAGACCGAGCATATGTATTTACCCCCAATGGTGAGGTAGTCGATTTACCGCTAGGTTCCACGGTACTGGATTTTGCTTACTACATTCACTCCCATGTCGGTCACAAATGTATTGGCGCTAAAGTGGATGGGCGTATTGTGCCGTTTACATACCAAGTTGAGACCGGTGAACGAATTGAAATCATCACCTCAAAACACCCTAACCCGAAACGCGATTGGCTTAACCCTAACTTAGGCTACATTAAGTCATCTCGTTCACGCTCTAAAATTCAGCACTGGTTTAAACAACAAGACCGTGACAAAAACATGGTTGCAGGTAAAGAATTACTAGAGGCTGAACTAGCAAGAGTGTCGCTGAAACTTAAAGATGCTCAAGTTGCGGTTGAGCGTTTTAACATGAACTCTATGGATGACATGTTAGCGGCGATAGGTGGGGGGGATTTACGTTTAAACCAAGTGGTCAACTTTGTTGAAACTAGCTTGCGTAAAGAGCCGAGTACAGAACAAGAAATTGTCGAAGAAATCATTAAACGCTCCCATACAAAGCCTGCTCGCAAAGGCAAAGGTCAGGTCGAAGTTAATGGGGTAGGCAATTTATTAAGCCACATTGCAAGTTGCTGTAAACCTGTTCCTGGAGATGAAATATTTGGTTATATCACCATGGGGCGTGGCGTATCGGTACATCGTAGTGATTGCTCACAAGTTAAAGAGTTAATGCGTGCTCACCCTGAGCGCAGCGTGGAGGTCGTTTGGGGCGAGAACTATTCAGGTGGTTATCGCATTAAAGTCCAAGTGAGCGCTCACGATAGAAGCGGCTTGTTAAGAGACGTCACAACGGTGCTTGCGGCTGAAAAGTCCAATGTGATGGCGATGAGCTCAACATCGGATGAAAAAAATCAAACTGCTGCAGTCGACCTTGAATTAGAACTGTATAATTTAGATGGCTTATCAAGAATATTAGTTAAGCTTGGTCAGATAGAGGGTGTGATTGAAGCAAGACGTTTATAA
- the ispD gene encoding 2-C-methyl-D-erythritol 4-phosphate cytidylyltransferase, giving the protein MMKSVTSDVIAIVPAAGIGARMGATIPKQYLALGEQSILAHTLDSLIAHADISEVIVALHPDDRFFETLSQAEHPKITTVIGGDERADSVLAALSAICKNDHSTQPKWALVHDAARPCLTQTDIDKLLSSREQFPQGAILAMPVRDTMKRCELSSLSIAETVCRDNLWHALTPQLFPAGQLQQHLSSALEQNITITDEASAMEWAGVKPGLVNGRADNIKVTHPDDLQLAKLFLAHINSK; this is encoded by the coding sequence ATGATGAAGTCTGTAACATCAGATGTGATTGCCATTGTTCCGGCAGCTGGCATTGGCGCAAGAATGGGCGCCACTATTCCCAAACAGTATTTAGCACTTGGTGAGCAAAGTATTTTAGCCCACACCTTAGATAGCTTAATCGCTCATGCTGATATCAGTGAAGTCATTGTTGCTTTGCATCCTGACGATCGATTCTTTGAGACATTGTCTCAGGCTGAACATCCAAAGATAACAACTGTTATCGGCGGAGATGAACGAGCTGATTCTGTGCTCGCCGCTCTTAGCGCTATCTGTAAAAATGATCACAGCACTCAGCCTAAATGGGCATTGGTTCATGATGCAGCAAGGCCATGTTTAACCCAAACTGATATCGATAAATTATTGTCTTCTCGAGAGCAATTTCCACAAGGCGCTATTTTGGCTATGCCGGTAAGAGATACCATGAAAAGGTGTGAGTTATCGAGTCTGTCAATTGCAGAAACCGTGTGCCGAGATAATTTATGGCATGCATTGACGCCACAGCTATTCCCAGCAGGGCAGTTGCAACAACATCTATCATCAGCACTTGAGCAAAATATCACGATTACAGATGAAGCCAGTGCGATGGAGTGGGCTGGCGTGAAGCCAGGCTTGGTCAACGGTAGAGCTGACAATATTAAAGTGACTCACCCTGATGATCTGCAACTTGCAAAGTTGTTTTTAGCGCATATCAATAGCAAATAA
- the mazG gene encoding nucleoside triphosphate pyrophosphohydrolase: protein MEKLRDPETGCPWDKQQTFASIVPFTLEEAYEVADAIEQADLTSLPDELGDLLFQVVFYCQLGKEQGLFDFATVVDKICDKLTRRHPHVFHQQSALKLGSTNSAPTNTVPTNNDTAIDNAEKVKQSWEAIKQTEREQKQQFSLLDDIPVSLPALNRAIKIQKRVAKVGFDWPDLAPVVAKVHEEIDEVMEEAKHLQAEPEIYQAKVVDEMGDLLFAVANMARHLGVNPESALRQANQKFERRFKGVESLAEKSTKPMSEHTLEELDAYWDTVKQTERSK from the coding sequence ATGGAAAAACTGCGAGATCCTGAAACGGGATGCCCATGGGATAAACAACAGACATTTGCGAGCATAGTGCCGTTTACGCTTGAAGAGGCTTATGAAGTCGCTGATGCCATTGAGCAAGCCGACTTAACATCATTACCAGATGAGCTAGGCGACTTGTTATTTCAAGTGGTGTTTTACTGTCAATTAGGAAAAGAGCAGGGTTTATTTGATTTTGCCACCGTAGTAGATAAAATTTGCGATAAATTAACCCGCCGACACCCGCATGTATTTCATCAACAAAGCGCTCTAAAGCTAGGTTCAACTAACAGTGCGCCTACTAACACTGTGCCAACTAACAATGACACGGCAATAGACAACGCCGAAAAAGTCAAACAGTCTTGGGAGGCGATTAAACAAACAGAGCGTGAACAAAAACAGCAGTTTTCTCTACTTGATGATATTCCAGTATCACTTCCTGCGTTAAATCGCGCGATTAAAATTCAAAAACGAGTTGCAAAAGTCGGCTTTGATTGGCCTGATTTAGCCCCTGTTGTCGCTAAAGTCCATGAAGAAATAGACGAAGTCATGGAAGAGGCGAAACATTTACAAGCTGAGCCAGAAATCTACCAAGCTAAAGTGGTTGATGAAATGGGGGATTTACTTTTTGCTGTAGCCAATATGGCGCGGCATCTAGGTGTTAATCCTGAATCTGCTTTACGACAAGCGAATCAAAAATTTGAGCGTCGATTTAAAGGTGTTGAAAGTTTAGCTGAAAAAAGTACAAAACCCATGAGTGAGCATACACTCGAAGAGCTAGACGCATATTGGGATACCGTTAAGCAAACCGAGCGAAGCAAATAA
- a CDS encoding protein-L-isoaspartate(D-aspartate) O-methyltransferase has translation MSQVASTVAINLARKLHEAGIRNNAVLQAVSNTPRELFLDGALAHKAYENTALPIGQGQTISQPYIVARMTELLLQHNPSKVLEIGTGSGYQAAILAQLVPQLCTIERIKALQIQARQRLKRLDLHNVSFKYGDGWKGWQNKAPFDAIMVTAAAASVPEALLMQLSECGVLVIPVGEDSQQLLKITRHGNEYSSQIIEAVKFVPLINGELA, from the coding sequence ATGAGCCAGGTAGCCTCAACAGTTGCCATTAATTTAGCGAGAAAGTTACACGAAGCTGGGATTCGTAATAATGCCGTCTTACAAGCCGTGTCTAATACTCCAAGAGAGCTATTTTTAGATGGCGCTTTGGCGCATAAAGCTTATGAGAATACCGCCTTACCCATTGGGCAAGGACAAACGATTTCTCAGCCTTATATTGTCGCAAGAATGACTGAATTGTTGTTACAACATAATCCTAGCAAAGTGTTGGAGATTGGCACAGGTTCAGGATATCAAGCTGCGATATTAGCTCAGTTAGTGCCCCAACTGTGCACTATTGAACGAATTAAAGCGTTGCAAATTCAAGCTCGGCAGCGATTAAAGCGTTTAGATTTGCATAACGTTTCTTTTAAATACGGTGATGGCTGGAAAGGGTGGCAGAACAAAGCTCCTTTTGATGCCATTATGGTGACTGCTGCTGCAGCTTCAGTGCCAGAAGCTTTATTGATGCAGTTATCAGAATGCGGTGTATTAGTGATCCCTGTTGGAGAAGACTCTCAGCAATTATTAAAAATTACTCGTCACGGGAATGAGTACAGTTCACAGATTATTGAGGCAGTAAAATTCGTCCCATTAATTAATGGCGAACTCGCTTAA
- the ftsB gene encoding cell division protein FtsB encodes MKRLLLLLFILVGLLQYRLWLGENNLSQYMNLQKQIASQQESNNKLIARNLVLKEEIIDLKSGTEAIEERARNELGMVKEGETFFRVVGNNPRNNSTFGQ; translated from the coding sequence ATGAAACGACTTTTACTATTACTTTTTATCTTAGTAGGCTTGTTGCAGTATCGACTATGGTTAGGCGAGAACAACCTTTCTCAGTATATGAATTTGCAAAAGCAAATTGCCAGCCAACAAGAAAGTAATAATAAACTTATTGCAAGAAACCTCGTGCTTAAAGAAGAGATTATTGATCTTAAAAGTGGCACTGAAGCAATTGAAGAACGTGCTCGCAATGAGCTAGGCATGGTAAAGGAAGGAGAAACTTTCTTTCGTGTCGTAGGTAATAATCCTCGTAATAATTCTACCTTTGGTCAGTAA
- the eno gene encoding phosphopyruvate hydratase, with amino-acid sequence MANIINVIGREIMDSRGNPTVEAEVHLDDGSFGMAAAPSGASTGSREALELRDGDKARYLGKGVLKAVEAVNGPIADALKGKDALAQAELDQIMIDLDGTENKAKFGANAILAVSLAAAKAAAASKKVPLYVHIADLNGTPGVYSMPLPMMNIINGGEHADNSVDIQEFMIQPVGAANFREGLRMGAEVFHSLAKVLKADGHSTAVGDEGGFAPNLPSNASALAAIKVAVANAGYELGKDITLAMDCAASEFYDKEANIYDLKGEGKKFTSEEFNYFLQDLTKEYPIVSIEDGLDESDWDGFAHQTKLLGDKIQLVGDDLFVTNTKILKRGIDNGIANSILIKFNQIGSLTETLAAIKMAKDAGFTVVISHRSGETEDATIADLAVGTAAGQIKTGSLSRSDRVAKYNQLLRIEEALGEKAPYNGLKEVKGQA; translated from the coding sequence ATGGCTAACATTATTAACGTCATTGGTCGCGAAATCATGGATTCGCGTGGTAACCCAACAGTAGAAGCTGAAGTACATCTTGATGATGGCTCTTTTGGTATGGCTGCGGCACCATCAGGTGCATCTACTGGTTCACGTGAAGCATTAGAATTACGTGACGGCGACAAAGCACGTTACTTAGGTAAAGGTGTCTTAAAAGCAGTTGAAGCGGTAAACGGCCCAATTGCAGATGCACTAAAAGGTAAAGATGCATTGGCTCAAGCTGAACTTGACCAAATCATGATTGACTTAGATGGTACTGAAAATAAAGCTAAATTTGGTGCTAACGCTATTTTAGCTGTTTCTTTAGCTGCGGCTAAAGCTGCTGCAGCATCAAAGAAAGTGCCTTTATACGTTCATATCGCTGATTTAAACGGTACGCCTGGTGTTTACTCTATGCCACTACCAATGATGAACATCATTAATGGTGGTGAGCATGCTGATAACTCAGTAGATATTCAAGAATTTATGATTCAGCCTGTTGGCGCTGCTAATTTCCGTGAAGGTTTACGCATGGGTGCTGAAGTATTCCATAGCCTAGCGAAAGTCTTAAAAGCTGACGGTCATTCAACTGCAGTGGGTGATGAAGGTGGTTTTGCACCTAACCTTCCATCTAATGCATCAGCATTAGCTGCAATTAAAGTCGCTGTAGCGAATGCTGGTTACGAGTTAGGTAAAGACATCACACTAGCGATGGATTGTGCCGCATCTGAGTTTTATGACAAAGAAGCAAATATCTATGACCTTAAAGGTGAAGGTAAAAAGTTCACTTCAGAAGAGTTTAACTACTTCTTACAAGATCTAACGAAAGAATACCCAATTGTTTCAATTGAAGATGGTCTTGACGAGTCTGATTGGGACGGTTTTGCACACCAAACTAAATTGTTAGGTGACAAAATCCAATTAGTTGGTGACGATTTATTCGTGACAAACACTAAAATTTTGAAGCGCGGTATCGACAACGGTATTGCTAACTCAATCTTAATCAAATTTAACCAAATTGGTTCGTTAACTGAAACGTTAGCTGCAATCAAAATGGCTAAAGACGCAGGCTTTACTGTCGTTATTTCTCACCGTAGTGGTGAAACAGAAGATGCAACGATTGCAGACTTAGCTGTTGGTACTGCTGCAGGCCAAATTAAAACGGGCTCATTAAGCCGTAGTGATCGTGTGGCTAAGTACAACCAACTACTTCGTATCGAAGAAGCACTAGGTGAAAAAGCACCTTATAACGGTTTAAAAGAAGTGAAAGGCCAAGCTTAA
- the surE gene encoding 5'/3'-nucleotidase SurE — MINILVSNDDGVTAPGIKALAVELAKIAKVKVVAPDRNCSAASNSLTLTNPLRINNLDNGYIAVNGTPSDCVHLAIRELCDNEPDIVVSGINAGANMGDDTLYSGTVAAAMEGRFLGLPAIAVSLVGKELIHYQSAAIYAARIVQGLLEHPINNDQILNVNVPDLPVEEIKGIRVTRLGSRHKAEGMIKAQDPAGRDIYWLGPPGKEQDASDDTDFGTVEQGFVSITPLTVDLTAYNQLAGLENWINKL, encoded by the coding sequence GTGATTAATATACTTGTTAGTAATGATGATGGAGTAACGGCTCCTGGTATAAAAGCCCTTGCTGTTGAACTTGCTAAAATCGCGAAGGTAAAAGTGGTCGCTCCTGATCGTAACTGTTCTGCAGCGAGTAATTCTTTGACCTTGACTAACCCATTAAGAATTAATAACTTAGATAATGGGTATATTGCGGTTAATGGCACACCTTCCGATTGTGTTCATTTAGCAATTCGTGAGCTATGTGATAATGAACCCGATATTGTCGTATCTGGCATTAATGCAGGCGCAAATATGGGTGATGACACATTATATTCAGGCACAGTGGCAGCTGCGATGGAAGGGCGATTTTTAGGACTGCCTGCCATTGCAGTGTCTTTAGTTGGTAAAGAGCTGATACATTATCAAAGTGCTGCAATTTATGCGGCTAGAATTGTACAAGGCTTGCTTGAACACCCCATTAATAATGATCAAATTTTAAATGTTAACGTCCCTGACTTGCCTGTAGAAGAAATCAAAGGCATACGCGTGACTCGCCTAGGCTCGAGACATAAAGCTGAAGGCATGATCAAAGCTCAAGATCCTGCTGGGCGAGATATATACTGGTTAGGCCCGCCAGGTAAAGAACAAGATGCGAGTGATGACACTGACTTTGGCACTGTAGAGCAAGGTTTTGTTTCAATAACGCCGTTAACTGTCGACTTAACTGCATATAATCAGCTTGCTGGTTTAGAGAACTGGATAAATAAACTATGA